A genome region from Carya illinoinensis cultivar Pawnee chromosome 2, C.illinoinensisPawnee_v1, whole genome shotgun sequence includes the following:
- the LOC122299946 gene encoding ORM1-like protein 2 gives MASLYVTAVQPTDLNRNTEWFMYPGVWTTYILILFFSWLLVLSIFGCAPGMAWTIVNLGHFAVTYHFFHWKKGTPFAEDQGIYNRLTWWEQIDDGKQLTRNRKFLTVVPVVLYLIASHTTDYQHPMLFFNTLAVIVLVIAKFPNMHKVRIFGINADK, from the exons ATGGCGAGTCTGTACGTGACGGCGGTGCAGCCGACGGATCTGAATAGGAACACAGAGTGGTTCATGTACCCAGGGGTATGGACCACCTACATCcttattcttttcttctcttggcTGCTTGTCCTCTCAATCTTTGGCTGCGCTCCTGGGATGGCCTGGACCATTGTTAATCTCGGCCACTTCGCT GTTACTTATCACTTCTTCCACTGGAAGAAAGGAACTCCATTTGCTGAAGACCAGGGTATCTACAATAGGTTGACTTGGTGGGAGCAAATAGATGATGGAAAGCAGCTCACACGCAACAGAAAGTTCTTAACTGTTGTCCCTGTTGTGCT GTACTTGATAGCCTCACACACGACTGACTACCAGCACCCTATGCTCTTCTTTAATACCCTGGCAGTGATCGTCCTGGTTATTGCCAAGTTCCCCAATATGCACAAGGTCCGGATTTTTGGAATCAATGCAGATAAGTGA
- the LOC122301995 gene encoding dof zinc finger protein DOF3.7-like has protein sequence MDRTAQWPKEESFGKPMEGINTRTRLLSEEKRAIRSPQEHLNCPRCNSTNTKFCYYNNYSLTQPRYLCKTCKRYWTEGGSLRNVPVGGCSRKNKKSAAAPSTSSKIPDLNPVLSLSQFSSQNPRAAREAQVLNLAFPTMDKKYHGLSQGNSSSSASSVPLPAFELLRTGNIASRGLNTYIPSPMLDTSTLYYSSAGFHLQEPKSTPGFSVDRLGTRYEIQENSAKLLFPFRESKQISSTNEVEPSKGQGISTGNWSHAMLNGGYW, from the exons ATGGATCGTACTGCTCAATGGCCAAAG GAAGAAAGCTTTGGAAAACCCATGGAAGGGATCAACACACGTACAAGGCTTTTGTCTGAAGAGAAAAGGGCAATAAGATCACCTCAGGAGCACTTGAATTGTCCGAGGTGCAACTCAACCAACACCAAGTTCTGTTACTATAACAACTACAGCCTCACTCAACCAAGATACTTATGCAAGACTTGTAAAAGATATTGGACTGAAGGTGGGTCTCTCAGGAACGTTCCTGTTGGCGGATGTTCAAGAAAGAACAAGAAATCTGCAGCAGCGCCTTCTACTTCGTCAAAGATTCCTGATCTTAATCCAGTACTTAGCCTTTcacaattttcatctcaaaacccTAGGGCCGCCAGGGAAGCCCAAGTTCTTAATCTGGCTTTCCCAACTATGGACAAAAAATATCATGGTTTATCCCAAGGAAACTCTAGCAGTTCTGCTTCCTCTGTTCCTCTTCCAGCTTTTGAGCTCCTAAGGACTGGAAATATTGCTTCAAGGGGTTTGAATACTTATATCCCATCACCTATGCTGGATACAAGTACGTTATACTACTCATCTGCAGGCTTCCATTTACAAGAACCCAAATCAACCCCTGGTTTCTCTGTTGATCGTCTTGGAACTAGGTATGAAATTCAAGAGAATAGTGCAAAGCTTTTGTTTCCTTTCAGAGAATCAAAGCAGATTTCAAGCACAAATGAAGTGGAACCGAGTAAGGGACAAGGGATTTCGACAGGAAATTGGAGCCATGCAATGTTAAACGGAGGATATTGGTAA
- the LOC122301679 gene encoding uncharacterized mitochondrial protein AtMg00810-like, protein MVVAQHLSADGTPFSDPTLYRSLVGALQYLTITWPDIAHAVNFVSQFLHSPTEDHFLVVKRILHYVKGTFHFGLHFRPFATPGALFAYSDADWAGCLNTRRSTSSYSIYLSDNLVSWSAKKQPTVSRSNCESEYRALAHTAAELL, encoded by the coding sequence ATGGTTGTTGCACAACACCTGTCTGCTGATGGTACACCTTTTTCGGATCCAACTCTCTATCGGTCTCTCGTTGGTGCCCTCCAATATTTGACCATTACTTGGCCCGACATTGCTCATGCTGTCAATTTTGTTAGCCAATTTTTACATTCTCCAACTGAGGATCATTTTCTTGTTGTTAAGCGTATTCTTCATTATGTCAAGGGTACCTTTCATTTTGGTCTTCATTTTCGCCCCTTTGCCACTCCTGGTGCTTTATTTGCTTACTCTGATGCAGATTGGGCAGGCTGCCTTAACACTCGTCGTTCTACCTCTAGCTACTCTATTTATCTTAGTGACAACTTGGTTTCTTGGAGTGCCAAGAAGCAACCTACTGTATCCCGCTCTAACTGTGAATCTGAGTATCGTGCTCTTGCACACACTGCCGCTGAACTCCTTTAG